Proteins from a genomic interval of candidate division WOR-3 bacterium:
- the lipA gene encoding lipoyl synthase has translation MSERLPLWLRKKGLLSEPAMMTSRIIGEKKLNTVCREAKCPNRHECYSQKTATFMILGRTCTRKCAFCGVDKGAGEEPDNSEPYRVAQAANALAIDYSVVTSVTRDDLPDGGSCLFAQTVSELRKTVENCKVEVLIPDFMGSGECLDNIYSVSPDVINHNIETVPSLYEKIRPLADYKRSLKILRDAKNSGFITKTGLIVGLGETLEEIKAVFEELASSKIDILTVGQYMRPSYKNIPVSRYLDPDEFVLMEQLAVKMGINVVVSGPLVRSSYRAKECFEKTRNI, from the coding sequence CTGCCACTTTGGCTCAGGAAAAAAGGCCTTCTTTCTGAACCAGCCATGATGACATCACGGATAATCGGGGAAAAAAAATTGAACACAGTTTGCAGGGAAGCGAAATGTCCAAACAGGCACGAATGCTATTCACAAAAAACAGCAACTTTTATGATATTGGGAAGAACATGCACGAGAAAATGTGCTTTCTGTGGGGTGGACAAAGGCGCAGGGGAAGAACCGGATAATTCTGAACCGTATCGAGTGGCTCAGGCGGCAAATGCTCTCGCTATCGATTATTCGGTCGTGACTTCGGTTACGAGAGACGATTTGCCAGACGGAGGGTCGTGTTTGTTCGCACAAACAGTCTCAGAACTGAGAAAGACGGTAGAAAACTGCAAAGTTGAAGTATTGATACCGGATTTCATGGGATCCGGTGAATGTTTAGACAATATTTATTCGGTTTCTCCGGACGTAATAAACCATAATATAGAGACGGTCCCTTCCCTCTACGAAAAGATTAGACCGCTTGCAGACTATAAACGTTCCCTTAAAATTCTCAGGGATGCAAAAAATTCCGGTTTTATAACAAAAACCGGTCTCATAGTCGGTCTTGGCGAGACATTGGAAGAGATAAAAGCAGTTTTTGAAGAACTTGCTTCTTCGAAAATAGATATTTTAACAGTAGGTCAATACATGAGACCTTCCTATAAAAATATTCCCGTCAGCCGTTATCTTGACCCTGATGAATTCGTTTTAATGGAACAATTGGCCGTAAAAATGGGGATAAATGTAGTTGTGTCAGGCCCTTTGGTAAGAAGTTCATACAGAGCGAAAGAGTGTTTTGAGAAAACCCGAAATATCTGA
- a CDS encoding sugar phosphate isomerase/epimerase produces MRKPEISDIALSSMISMPGDLFAFLEAVSMTGFRKIEIRVELTHWDYDDIGIINKVENFCRKKSIDVVSLHSPMSALISSPDEYERVKSLREIEKTVLIANRLGASFVVVHADTLNSFDRNSKTEALNKSLEELSEFSSRWGACPLIENLMPPRLASEPGEILSYLDIMKQGSGICLDLGHLRISGVDFNSLSKNFLSCVKSVHLNDNDGLRDRHYLPGSGDAPGHSKEDIVNFLDAEIECVVEASKSVNSELSLEDLLLFVEKRIGGLIA; encoded by the coding sequence TTGAGAAAACCCGAAATATCTGACATCGCCTTGTCTAGCATGATTTCAATGCCGGGAGATCTGTTCGCTTTTCTCGAAGCAGTTTCCATGACTGGTTTCCGAAAAATTGAAATAAGAGTTGAATTGACTCATTGGGACTACGACGACATCGGGATTATTAATAAAGTTGAAAATTTCTGCCGTAAAAAAAGCATAGATGTTGTTTCGCTTCACTCACCCATGTCCGCTTTGATAAGTTCTCCCGACGAATACGAAAGAGTCAAATCGCTGAGAGAAATTGAAAAAACAGTTTTAATCGCGAACAGGCTCGGTGCATCTTTTGTTGTCGTCCACGCAGACACTTTAAACTCTTTTGACAGAAATTCAAAAACCGAAGCGCTGAATAAATCGCTTGAAGAGCTTTCGGAATTTTCGTCGAGATGGGGAGCGTGCCCTCTCATTGAGAATCTGATGCCTCCCAGACTGGCCAGTGAACCTGGAGAGATTCTATCCTATCTGGATATAATGAAACAGGGAAGCGGAATATGTCTCGATTTAGGTCATCTCAGGATTTCAGGGGTGGACTTTAATTCTCTGTCAAAGAATTTTCTTTCCTGCGTCAAATCAGTTCATTTGAACGACAACGACGGACTAAGAGACCGGCATTACCTTCCGGGAAGTGGAGACGCACCCGGACACTCGAAAGAGGACATCGTGAATTTTCTGGACGCAGAAATCGAATGTGTCGTCGAGGCGTCAAAAAGCGTAAATTCGGAGCTGAGTTTGGAAGATTTGCTGTTATTTGTCGAAAAGAGAATTGGCGGACTGATCGCCTGA
- the purF gene encoding amidophosphoribosyltransferase, with translation MCGVVGLMAKDDCITRIIDALLAIQHRGQDAAGAVTYDGKIFHIKKGNALVRDVFKEKNIKRLTGNIGLGHVRYPTIGSGSNEDAQPLYINSPYGIVMVHNGNVANYKDLKENLKSSRIHVNTSSDVEIILNVFAESLKKHPKFSSQAVFDSAKEVMEKVKGGYSVVGYIANMGMFAFKDPHGIKPLFFAKKGGDVLFSSETVVSDVLEFDFIDEVKPGEIIWVAEMTREIARKTLLHKEYRPCIFEWVYFARPDSVIEGVSVYEARYRIGAELASQMLTENVTADAVIPVPDTARTAALAIAENMQIPFKEGLIKNRYIWRTFIMPDSVKRDYSLRHKLNPIKSEIKGKRIILVDDSIVRGVTSRKIISLVREAQAAEIIFASTSPPIRYPCIYGIDMQTKGELIANEKSVEEVCKFIGADKLFYLSVDGLRRGISEINPEIISSENFCDACFSKSYPGGITENELIIVEQERMKDKIFSGDQSANSLFDK, from the coding sequence ATGTGCGGCGTAGTAGGACTGATGGCAAAAGACGACTGCATAACGCGGATCATTGACGCTTTGTTAGCAATTCAGCACAGAGGCCAGGATGCGGCCGGAGCGGTAACATATGACGGGAAAATATTCCACATCAAAAAAGGCAACGCTCTTGTCAGAGACGTTTTCAAGGAAAAAAACATAAAGAGACTGACAGGTAATATCGGATTGGGTCACGTCCGTTATCCTACAATAGGATCCGGATCGAATGAAGATGCCCAGCCTCTTTATATCAATTCCCCTTACGGTATTGTCATGGTTCACAACGGCAACGTAGCCAACTATAAAGATTTGAAGGAAAACCTGAAATCTTCCAGGATACACGTAAACACATCGTCCGACGTTGAGATAATACTCAACGTGTTTGCCGAATCGCTGAAAAAGCACCCGAAATTCAGCAGTCAGGCTGTTTTTGATTCTGCGAAAGAGGTCATGGAAAAAGTAAAGGGCGGATATTCCGTTGTAGGTTATATAGCCAACATGGGCATGTTCGCATTCAAAGATCCGCATGGCATTAAACCTCTGTTTTTTGCAAAAAAAGGCGGAGACGTTCTGTTTTCTTCGGAAACAGTCGTCTCAGACGTTCTGGAGTTCGACTTCATAGACGAGGTAAAACCGGGAGAAATAATATGGGTGGCAGAGATGACAAGGGAAATAGCCAGAAAAACGCTTTTACATAAAGAATACAGGCCATGCATTTTCGAATGGGTTTATTTCGCTCGTCCTGATTCTGTAATTGAAGGCGTTTCGGTTTACGAAGCGAGGTACAGAATCGGTGCAGAACTGGCATCACAGATGCTGACCGAAAATGTCACAGCAGACGCGGTAATACCGGTTCCCGACACCGCCAGGACTGCAGCACTCGCCATTGCTGAAAATATGCAAATACCTTTCAAGGAAGGATTGATAAAAAACAGATACATCTGGCGCACTTTCATAATGCCCGATTCAGTCAAGAGAGATTATTCGCTCAGGCACAAGCTCAATCCGATAAAATCCGAGATCAAAGGCAAAAGGATAATTCTGGTAGATGACAGCATTGTCCGCGGCGTGACTTCAAGAAAAATTATATCCCTCGTCAGGGAGGCTCAGGCCGCCGAAATAATCTTCGCTTCAACTTCCCCGCCCATAAGATATCCGTGCATTTACGGAATAGACATGCAGACAAAAGGAGAACTGATTGCAAACGAAAAATCGGTGGAAGAAGTCTGTAAATTCATTGGCGCTGATAAATTATTTTACCTTTCAGTAGACGGCCTGAGAAGAGGGATTTCCGAGATCAATCCTGAAATCATCTCGTCTGAAAATTTTTGCGACGCGTGCTTTTCAAAATCATACCCCGGCGGTATAACGGAAAACGAACTAATAATTGTTGAGCAGGAAAGGATGAAAGACAAAATTTTTTCAGGCGATCAGTCCGCCAATTCTCTTTTCGACAAATAA
- a CDS encoding methionyl-tRNA formyltransferase, translating to MKTMLFGSDEFSCAFARKSKNVVDSVFTIGRRKAGRGLSTNSSQLAEWARKEGLPCLECDNLESQEALEFAGNEYPDVFLVASFGKKIPAAIAEIPKFGGINVHPSLLPKYRGMAPVARAIMNGETETGVTLHKLSGKIDSGDIILQRKTPLEDTDDDLTLKLRLAVLASFMVKEVFGNLEFYLENAKPQDEDQASWAKAVTEDDRKVHWEMTAKSIVDKCRALHPKPTACFFFRDKCIQLLETDLANERDCLSENAPVSSVISVKPLVIKTIAGSLVIKRVKPPSKKEMTGTDFVNGSRIRKGEILK from the coding sequence TTGAAAACGATGCTTTTCGGATCGGACGAATTCAGCTGCGCATTCGCGCGAAAATCGAAAAATGTAGTTGATTCGGTTTTTACAATTGGAAGACGAAAAGCCGGACGAGGGCTATCCACAAACTCATCTCAACTCGCCGAATGGGCGCGGAAGGAAGGCCTCCCCTGTTTGGAATGCGACAATCTCGAAAGTCAGGAAGCCTTGGAATTCGCCGGAAATGAATACCCCGATGTATTTCTCGTCGCTTCTTTCGGTAAAAAGATACCTGCTGCGATAGCTGAAATACCGAAATTCGGCGGCATCAATGTTCACCCGTCACTTCTGCCCAAATACAGAGGAATGGCGCCAGTTGCGAGAGCGATTATGAACGGAGAAACCGAGACAGGTGTTACTCTGCACAAGCTCAGCGGCAAGATTGATTCCGGAGACATAATTCTTCAGCGAAAAACGCCGTTAGAAGACACAGACGATGATCTCACGCTTAAGTTACGTCTCGCTGTTTTAGCCTCCTTTATGGTTAAAGAAGTTTTCGGTAACCTTGAATTCTATCTTGAAAATGCGAAACCACAGGATGAAGATCAAGCCTCATGGGCAAAAGCAGTGACGGAAGACGACCGTAAAGTGCATTGGGAAATGACAGCTAAAAGCATAGTAGACAAATGCAGGGCTCTTCACCCCAAGCCCACTGCCTGTTTTTTTTTCAGGGACAAATGCATACAGCTCCTCGAAACCGATCTGGCGAACGAAAGAGACTGTCTCTCCGAAAACGCGCCTGTTTCGTCTGTTATCAGCGTAAAACCTCTCGTAATCAAAACAATAGCCGGATCACTGGTTATAAAGAGAGTGAAACCTCCGTCTAAAAAAGAAATGACGGGAACGGATTTTGTCAACGGCTCAAGAATCAGGAAAGGGGAAATTTTAAAATAA
- the yajC gene encoding preprotein translocase subunit YajC — protein sequence MIILRLLHLAQSCSQETASSGQNQSSNPLGTLISFLPFILIFVIFYFLLIYPESKKRKQHQKLLENLQKDDKVLTTGGFYGIVKTIKGNIVVLKIAEKTDVDVERGSIVKILNQTEEEKTS from the coding sequence TTGATTATTTTGAGATTGTTGCATTTAGCGCAGAGCTGTTCTCAGGAAACCGCTTCATCAGGTCAGAATCAAAGCTCAAATCCTCTCGGCACTTTGATTTCTTTCCTTCCTTTCATTCTTATTTTCGTCATTTTCTATTTCCTCCTCATTTATCCGGAAAGCAAAAAAAGAAAACAGCATCAGAAATTGCTCGAAAATCTTCAAAAGGACGACAAAGTCCTCACAACCGGAGGATTTTACGGGATAGTCAAGACCATCAAGGGGAACATCGTCGTGCTTAAAATCGCCGAAAAAACCGACGTCGACGTTGAAAGAGGCTCCATAGTGAAAATATTAAATCAAACGGAGGAAGAGAAGACCTCTTGA
- a CDS encoding sodium-translocating pyrophosphatase gives MSALLVTYALIAFEKPVDNLFWIAPVGAVTALIFAFVFYKRIMKTDPGNQTMRDIANHVRVGALAYMRQQYKIVAVFFFFAFIFFMFLAFVLKVQSLWVPFAFLSGGFFSGLAGFIGMNTATLASSRTANKARENLDGALKVAFRSGAVMGLTVVGLGLLDISLWFIVLRLLVGITDLNEITVTMLSFGIGASSQALFARVGGGIFTKAADVGADLVGKIEQNIPEDDPRNPAVIADNVGDNVGDVAGMGADLYESYCGSILATAALGAAAGASLGHGQFLLVIAPMIIAGIGAFLSVIGIYAVKTKEGATQKQLLNSLGLGVNTSSVLIALFSLIVCYFVLKPVLTTDFTSGFLGNIIGKWPGVWGSMISGLLTGIIIGKSTEYFTSSDYKPTQNIARQATTGSATLIIEGIGTGMLSTFVPVISVSAATLFSYWLSGGFQSAAFGLYGIGFAAVGMLSTLGITLATDAYGPIADNAGGNAQMSGLPPEVRNRTNILDALGNTTAATGKGFAIGSAALTALALIAAYVEEIRVSLLRAGHTILEMGQGSVQTVSATFCDFMNYFGVNLMNPIVLVGAFLGAMLPFVFSALTMKAVGRAAQSMVKEVRKQFSEKKGILEGTENPDYASCVQISTKGAQREMIFPSLLAIITPIATGLVLGVAGVIGLLVGSLITGFTLAIFMANSGGAWDNAKKYIEEGNLGGKGSDAHKAAVVGDTVGDPFKDTAGPSLNILIKLMSMVSVVVAGFIIAYHLM, from the coding sequence ATGAGTGCATTGCTCGTTACTTATGCGCTGATAGCTTTTGAAAAACCTGTTGATAACCTGTTCTGGATAGCTCCCGTAGGAGCCGTGACGGCTCTTATTTTCGCTTTCGTTTTCTACAAAAGGATAATGAAGACAGATCCCGGCAATCAAACTATGCGCGACATCGCCAATCATGTCAGAGTCGGAGCCCTAGCGTATATGAGACAGCAATATAAAATAGTGGCCGTTTTTTTCTTCTTTGCGTTCATTTTTTTCATGTTTCTGGCGTTCGTACTGAAAGTCCAGTCACTCTGGGTTCCCTTCGCTTTTCTTTCGGGAGGATTTTTTTCGGGATTGGCGGGTTTTATCGGAATGAACACAGCCACTCTCGCGAGTTCGAGAACCGCAAACAAAGCCAGAGAAAACCTGGACGGCGCCCTAAAAGTGGCTTTCCGCTCAGGCGCGGTAATGGGTCTTACTGTTGTCGGACTTGGACTGCTCGATATATCATTATGGTTTATAGTTCTCAGGCTGTTAGTCGGTATAACTGACCTCAATGAGATAACAGTAACAATGCTCAGCTTCGGAATAGGAGCCTCTTCTCAAGCGCTTTTCGCGAGAGTAGGCGGTGGAATATTCACAAAAGCCGCAGACGTCGGAGCAGATCTCGTCGGGAAAATCGAACAGAACATACCGGAAGACGATCCGAGGAATCCTGCGGTCATCGCAGACAATGTCGGAGACAACGTCGGAGACGTAGCGGGGATGGGAGCCGACCTGTACGAAAGTTACTGCGGAAGCATTCTGGCGACCGCAGCATTGGGAGCGGCGGCTGGAGCGAGCCTCGGTCACGGACAGTTCCTTCTCGTCATCGCTCCGATGATAATTGCCGGGATAGGAGCTTTTCTTTCAGTCATAGGTATCTACGCCGTCAAAACAAAAGAAGGCGCCACCCAGAAACAGCTGCTCAATTCGCTTGGCCTCGGAGTAAACACAAGTTCGGTTTTGATTGCGTTGTTTTCCCTAATTGTCTGTTACTTTGTCCTCAAACCTGTCCTGACGACTGATTTCACCTCAGGATTCCTCGGAAATATAATAGGCAAATGGCCGGGCGTATGGGGCTCCATGATTTCAGGCCTTCTCACAGGAATAATAATCGGCAAATCTACAGAATATTTCACCTCTTCGGATTACAAACCGACTCAGAACATAGCAAGACAAGCGACCACCGGATCCGCAACACTTATAATCGAAGGGATAGGGACCGGGATGCTTTCCACTTTCGTCCCGGTAATCTCCGTTTCCGCTGCGACGCTTTTTTCGTACTGGCTTTCGGGAGGTTTCCAATCAGCAGCTTTCGGTCTCTACGGTATTGGATTTGCAGCTGTTGGAATGCTTTCAACCCTCGGAATAACCCTCGCCACGGATGCTTACGGACCGATAGCCGACAACGCAGGAGGAAACGCTCAAATGAGCGGTCTCCCGCCGGAGGTAAGAAACAGGACAAACATTCTCGACGCCCTCGGAAACACGACAGCCGCGACCGGAAAAGGCTTTGCCATAGGCTCTGCGGCTTTGACTGCATTGGCGCTCATAGCCGCATACGTCGAAGAAATCAGGGTTTCACTGCTCAGAGCCGGTCACACCATCCTGGAGATGGGGCAGGGATCAGTTCAGACGGTCTCGGCAACGTTTTGTGATTTCATGAATTACTTCGGTGTCAATCTCATGAACCCGATAGTGCTGGTCGGAGCCTTTCTTGGCGCTATGCTTCCATTCGTTTTCTCAGCCCTGACTATGAAGGCTGTAGGAAGAGCCGCGCAGTCCATGGTCAAGGAGGTCAGAAAGCAGTTCAGCGAGAAAAAAGGCATACTCGAAGGCACTGAAAACCCGGACTACGCTTCCTGTGTCCAAATCTCCACAAAAGGCGCCCAGAGGGAAATGATTTTTCCTTCGCTTCTCGCCATAATAACTCCCATCGCGACAGGCCTCGTTCTCGGTGTCGCCGGAGTCATAGGTCTTCTGGTCGGCAGTCTTATTACCGGATTCACACTCGCTATCTTTATGGCGAATTCCGGAGGCGCCTGGGACAACGCCAAAAAATATATCGAAGAAGGAAATCTAGGCGGCAAGGGTTCTGACGCTCACAAAGCCGCTGTCGTCGGTGACACGGTCGGAGACCCTTTCAAAGACACAGCGGGACCGAGCCTGAACATTCTCATAAAACTGATGAGCATGGTCAGTGTAGTCGTCGCAGGTTTTATTATTGCGTATCATCTGATGTGA
- the alr gene encoding alanine racemase has translation MKASSLSKVEISEKNLSNNVSIFRNLLGEKTEFAPVIKSNAYGHGFKEVMEICVRRNVKTFCVSFLEEAILARKISPESRIICLGYVALKDIPEAVENDIEMTVFNSETIRAVSRAAVRLGKQSKIHLKLETGTNRQGFTDEKALKAASLSVSLGGMEVKGLSTHFANIEDTTEHEFAISQIKVFGELTRKIRKIIRGRVQLHTACSAAAILFPKTYNDLARIGISLYGIWPSKETLLSAKMSGKSLDLKPVMRWKTLISQIKTVPAGSFVGYGCTYKTASRTKLAYLPVGYYDGYDRSLSNIGWVLVRGKRAPVRGRVCMNVVIIDVTGIEGVKLEDEAVLLGRQGSEIISAETIASLCGTINYEILTRINPLIKRQVV, from the coding sequence ATGAAAGCAAGCTCCCTAAGTAAGGTTGAAATAAGCGAAAAGAATCTGTCCAACAACGTATCGATATTCAGGAATCTGCTCGGTGAAAAAACCGAGTTTGCCCCCGTCATTAAATCGAACGCTTACGGCCACGGCTTCAAAGAAGTGATGGAAATCTGCGTAAGGCGAAATGTCAAAACTTTCTGCGTGTCTTTTTTAGAGGAAGCGATTCTCGCCCGAAAAATTTCCCCGGAATCCCGAATAATCTGTCTAGGTTACGTAGCGCTAAAAGATATTCCTGAAGCCGTCGAAAATGATATCGAAATGACCGTCTTCAATTCAGAGACCATTAGAGCCGTTTCACGCGCGGCCGTGAGGCTGGGCAAGCAATCGAAAATTCATCTTAAACTTGAAACCGGAACGAACAGGCAGGGCTTTACGGATGAAAAAGCCCTCAAAGCCGCAAGTCTATCAGTTTCCCTCGGCGGAATGGAAGTGAAAGGTCTTTCGACGCATTTTGCCAACATCGAAGACACGACAGAACACGAGTTTGCCATAAGCCAGATCAAAGTTTTCGGGGAATTGACGAGAAAAATCAGGAAAATAATCAGGGGCCGGGTTCAGCTTCACACGGCTTGTTCTGCCGCCGCTATTCTTTTCCCGAAAACATACAACGATCTTGCCAGAATCGGCATTTCTCTATACGGTATATGGCCTTCAAAAGAAACCTTGCTGTCGGCGAAAATGTCGGGAAAATCACTCGATCTCAAGCCGGTAATGCGCTGGAAAACCCTTATTTCGCAGATAAAGACGGTTCCTGCGGGCAGTTTTGTCGGATACGGATGCACATACAAGACCGCCTCGAGAACAAAACTCGCTTATCTGCCTGTTGGATACTACGATGGATATGACAGATCACTTTCCAACATCGGCTGGGTTCTCGTCAGGGGAAAAAGAGCCCCTGTTAGGGGCAGAGTCTGCATGAACGTCGTCATTATCGACGTCACCGGCATAGAAGGGGTGAAACTTGAGGACGAAGCAGTTCTCCTCGGCAGACAGGGTTCTGAAATCATATCCGCAGAAACCATCGCGTCTTTATGCGGAACGATAAACTACGAAATTTTAACGAGAATCAACCCGCTCATCAAAAGGCAGGTAGTGTGA
- a CDS encoding cation transporter yields the protein MKNVRFYNSVMNSSSIMVTSVISNLVLATGKIFFGIYASNMTLTSDGFHSLSDLITDFITIFTLKFSKKPEDSSHPYGHRRIENFSSFVVGVILIIAVVLMVFETFRDFFSGNPVVLSPLIKILLIFWALATIPVKEFLYRKSLKCAVQEKSLTLKANAWHHRSDAYSSMVAFVSISLSFILPQTKGYADMLGSIVILLIIGKIGIDITVKGFDDLMDKSPPDSLLKSIKEIASRIPEIKSVETPKVRTLGQEFWIDMHVRMDPNISLYLSHRISHKLKDLIKDSVPSVREVLIHTEPEGFNESKLPK from the coding sequence ATGAAAAATGTTAGATTCTATAATTCCGTGATGAACAGTTCCTCAATAATGGTTACATCTGTAATTTCAAATCTCGTGTTGGCCACGGGCAAGATATTCTTCGGGATATACGCATCCAACATGACACTGACGAGCGACGGTTTTCATTCGCTTTCCGACCTTATAACCGATTTCATAACTATTTTCACGCTGAAATTCTCAAAAAAACCCGAAGACTCTTCTCATCCTTACGGACACAGAAGGATAGAGAATTTTTCATCATTCGTCGTAGGCGTGATACTCATAATAGCTGTCGTCTTGATGGTTTTTGAAACTTTTCGCGATTTTTTTTCAGGAAATCCCGTTGTGCTTTCTCCTCTCATAAAAATATTGCTGATTTTTTGGGCGCTCGCGACTATACCCGTTAAAGAATTTCTATACAGGAAATCCCTAAAATGCGCCGTTCAGGAAAAAAGCCTGACTCTCAAGGCTAACGCTTGGCACCATAGATCAGACGCTTATTCTTCAATGGTCGCTTTTGTTTCAATCTCGCTAAGTTTCATTTTGCCTCAAACCAAAGGCTACGCTGACATGCTGGGATCCATAGTCATACTTCTTATAATAGGAAAAATCGGGATCGACATAACTGTAAAAGGCTTCGACGACCTGATGGACAAATCGCCTCCGGACAGCCTTCTGAAATCGATAAAGGAAATTGCTTCCCGGATACCCGAAATCAAATCCGTCGAGACTCCGAAAGTGAGGACTCTTGGGCAGGAATTCTGGATCGACATGCACGTGAGAATGGACCCGAACATTTCGCTTTATCTGTCTCACAGGATAAGCCACAAACTGAAGGATTTAATTAAAGACTCGGTTCCGTCCGTAAGAGAAGTACTAATTCACACCGAACCGGAAGGATTCAATGAAAGCAAGCTCCCTAAGTAA
- a CDS encoding L,D-transpeptidase, whose protein sequence is MKNIKNITITILAVLVVLEASMIFFQYRKTTHSVERAAYFEGKRDSLNYVISGFVGSFSNLEYLVENLELENQSLKTDEYYMIINLSRQHFWIKKRDKIIWEGSCATGVGEVTRAGEKFSFHTPVGERRILAKKTEPYWIRPNWFWKEQGLAVPHDSEWIVIPDTLNFQQSIVFYDSLPEEEKLMVRAVPGALGNYALNLGDGILIHKGQIGRGVYSHGCIRLKEDDLEVADSLLPIGASVFIF, encoded by the coding sequence ATGAAAAACATAAAAAACATTACTATAACGATTCTGGCCGTCCTGGTCGTTCTCGAAGCATCCATGATCTTTTTTCAGTACAGGAAAACGACGCACTCGGTCGAAAGAGCAGCCTATTTTGAAGGCAAAAGAGACAGTTTGAATTATGTGATATCGGGTTTTGTCGGTTCATTTTCAAATCTTGAATATCTTGTTGAGAATCTCGAACTTGAAAATCAATCTCTAAAGACTGACGAATATTACATGATTATAAATTTAAGCCGACAGCATTTCTGGATAAAAAAACGGGACAAGATCATCTGGGAAGGTTCGTGTGCTACGGGAGTCGGAGAAGTCACCAGAGCAGGGGAAAAATTCAGTTTTCACACTCCCGTCGGCGAAAGGAGAATACTCGCCAAAAAAACGGAACCCTACTGGATTAGACCTAATTGGTTCTGGAAAGAGCAGGGACTTGCCGTGCCTCACGACAGCGAGTGGATAGTGATACCCGACACTTTGAATTTTCAGCAGTCAATAGTGTTTTACGACAGCCTGCCGGAAGAGGAAAAACTCATGGTAAGAGCCGTTCCCGGGGCTCTTGGAAATTACGCTCTCAATCTCGGCGACGGAATTTTAATTCACAAAGGACAAATAGGCAGGGGAGTCTATTCTCACGGGTGTATTAGACTTAAGGAAGATGACCTCGAAGTCGCAGACAGCCTTCTGCCGATAGGCGCATCGGTTTTCATTTTTTAA